The following is a genomic window from Chryseobacterium sp. StRB126.
AAATTCCGAGGATAAAAACTAATAACCATGAAAACTCAAATTAAACATGAGTTGCATTGTTATATTGAAAAATCGTGCCAAGAATTACTTTTTCTTGAGAAAAAATAAAAATTTCTTCATAAACAGAGAAAACAAAAATAAAAAATCAACATTCAAAACACATTGAACATTAAACATATACAAATAATAACTCCACTAAACAACATAACACAACCATCAAACCCCACAATAATTAACAAATTAATAATTTAAAAAAAACTTTAAAATAAAAATTAAGCAAAAGAGAGAGATTCTTCAAAATAAAGTATAAAGCCAAAAAAGACAGAAAAAATTACAACTTGGCACAATTTATTCTGTTATTTAACATAATATTTAAATCTAATATCATGTCACAAAAAAATTTAAAAAAGCAGATTTTGCTCCAAACGATGAAGAGCAATATCAGATTGAATTTAAAATAAGCGAAATAGGAGAAGGTATAGATCTTATTGTACAAAGACTGAATGAAAAAGGCGAATATGAAATAGTACAAACTCCTGTTAGAAGACTAAATGACCGCATATTTATAGTTTGGGATCATCCTTTTGATGGCAGGCTCATTTTTGATGAATAAAAATACAAAAGGCCCCCATTCAGGAGGCCTAAAAAACACAAATGATGAAAAAAATCTATTCAGAAAAATCCAAACAGAATATAATATAAACTGTTTATATCTGGTCCATACATAGTTTTGATATATTCAACAGTTATTCATTACTCTATATTGATTAAAAAATCCTCATTTGAGGATTGGTAAATGTAAATAAATATTTTCTCTTTCACAAAGTTATTCTTCCCAGGTGATTGGAATATATATGGTAATGTATCCGTCATCGTCTATATTATCATCTGATACAGCAGCAATTACTGTTCCATAACCTACCCAGCCTCCCTGACCTTGGATACCTGAGAACTCATAAGTTCCTTCCGGAAGATCTTCCTCAGAATATTGCGGAAGGGCTCCGTAATTATTTTGCCCAGTGAAATACTCATCTCCTGTAGCAGTATTTTTGGCAACAAAACCTCCCAGATCAAATCCTGACCCTGAAAGCATTTTAGTTCCACTTTTGGATATAAGTCCATAACGAACAGGATATGTTTTTGTTTTTGCGTCCTGAACAGAAACTTCTGTACAAGCTTTAGATGGAGCTTCTACAACATCAGTAGAAGAAAACGAAGTGGTAACAGTCAGCAGTCCTACTACAGCTGCTACTGTAAAAATTGATTTTTTCATATTGAAAGTAATTTAGTTTTCCAAAAGTAGGCATCATAAATTAATTCAACAAAAACTAAGGATTAACTATACTTTACAAATTCCTTCTCCTAAAAATCCTCTGGCATAACCAAGGAACTATGATGAATCTCGTTTAGAAGATTAATTTTCGAATCTGAAAGCTACAATTTTCTTTCACAAACCGGATGCTTAACTTTTCAATATCCATCCTATTATTATGAGATTTATCAGGATTTAAAATTAATACCATCCTTTTATTATCAACTTTAACACTCTTTAACTGAAATTTGGCTTCATAATTGAAAATAAAACTAAATCTAAAGTCGTTTTGGCTTAAGCTTATTAAAATTTGAATTATGAGAAAGATAGTATTAGCAGGTTTTTTATCCGTTTTCTTATTAACGGCCTGCAAGAAGGACGACAAAGTTGCTGAGAAATCACTGGAAGAGCAAAAGCTTGAATTCCAATCAAGACAGCTTGAAATAGAGAGACAAAAACTGGCTATTGAAAAAGAAAAGCTGGTGTATGAAGCTCAGAAAAAAGCAGATAGCATCTCTGAAACCAAAAAAGCAAAAGCTACTGCTGAAAATAATTCGAAACCAAAAGTGATAAGAGAAACAAGAACGGTATACCGCGACAGAAGCTCTAATTCCAACTCAGGAGGCGGAAGCAACGGTGGATATGCTGACAACGGAAGTAGTGCTTCACAAGGAACTACTCAGAAAAAAGGAATGAGTAAAGCAGCCAAAGGTACTATCATTGGTACTGTAGGTGGTGCCGCTGTAGGAGCTATTGTTGCTAAGAAAAACAGAGGACTGGGTGCTGTAATCGGAGGTGTGGTAGGTGGAGCTACCGGATACACTATTGGTAGATCACAGGATAGAAAAGACGGAAGAGTACAACCGAGAAGATAATTTTTTTCACCATAACATATAAAGATTGCTTATTTTTAGGCAATCTTTTTTTATGATATTAATTCTCTGTTCCACTATTTTTCTTCTACCAGTCTTATCCGGACTCGGGAAAATCATGGAAAAATTCTGTGGGATTTTATTTCAGGGAATCTCAGGAAAAATTATTTCAGGAATTATGGGAGTAAGTCTTGTATGGACTGCTATTTCTTTTTTTATTCCCTTAAATATTTATGTAGAAATCCCTACTGTTTTATTAGGTCTACTCTACTTTTTAAAAAAAAAATTATACCAGGAATTCTATTGGTTTTCAAAAAAAGATACCCTTGTAATAGCATTCATTTCCGCTATTATATTATTTACCGGAGCCTATTATCCTTATATATTGGATCATTTCGGATATTATGTTCCCACCATTAAATGGCTGACAGAATATGGACTTATTAAGGGAATTTCCAATCTGGACCTTACTTTGGGACAAATGTCGGTGTGGCATATTTTTCAGGCAGGGTTTTCCAATTTTTCAGATCCTTTTCTGAGAATCAATTCAATCCTACTAATTATCTATAGCATTTATAGTGTTGAAAGAAAAAACTGGATTCATCTATGTTTTCTCCCGGTTTTATTACTTTTTGCACAGTCGCCAAGCCCGGATCTTCCGGTTATTATCTTTTCTTTAATTATCTTAAACGAAATGATATCCGGAAATAAAAACATCAGTCTACTCTTTGCCTTTTCAGCTTTTGTTTTTACCATAAAACCAACCATGATTTGGCTGCCTCTACTGGTTTTCCTTTGTAATATTTTTATTCTCAAATCAAATTTTAAAAAACTGATTTTTGGAAGCGCCATCTTGTTTTTATTCTTTATTAAAAATATCTGGACATTCGGATATCCTATATTCCCTGTATCTATAGGAGACTTTGGCTTCAGTTGGAAACCTAATCCTGAAGTACTGAAAACCTCTTCACAATACGCTATTCTGAAAACCTATGACATGCAGTATTCATATGAAGAAATTCAAAAGTTTTCCTCATGGGATCATATAAAGAACTGGTTTTTTCTGAAGGGTATCAAATCAAAAATCAATATTTTTTTCATCGCATGCTTATGCATTTTTTCTGTATTTGCATGGGTAAAAAAAAAGAAACTTATTACGTTGATCTGCATTTCACTGTTAATAAAAAGCATATTTGTACTGGCTTTTTCTGCCCAATACAGATTTTTTATTGATGTATTTTTCGTTATATTTTTTGTTCTCTTCCATGAATACTTAAATAAAAGAAAATCCATTGCTGTTTTTTCTGTACTCAGTTTATTTTTTGTTTCATTATTATCTTTCCCTGGTCTTATTCAACAATATATTCCAAGTTTTCAGCTGGGGAATTTCATGGTTGGCTTTAAAAAAGAGCAACTTTACCAACCTTCAGTTTATGAATATCATCAATTTGATACTTTTAAGGTAGGAAATCTGAAGTTTAATGTTTCAAAAAACTATCCTTACAACTTTGAAACACCTCTTCCTGCTATTTCCGCAAGCTTTATTTTTGACGATGCAAAAGCAGGCATTTTCCCTCAACCTATCAACAAAAATGATGTTTCAAAAGGATTTATCTGGAAGACAATGACTTCTGAAGAAAAAAAGGAAGCAGCAGCGACTATTAATATTATCGAAAAAATTCATAAATAGAACAAATGCCGAAACTTTATTATCTGAAGAAAAAAAGGTAATTTTGTATCATGTTCAATTCATTAGGTAATCTTCTTAGTCTTACAACATTTGGAGAAAGTCACGGAGTGGCTTATGGCGGTATCATCAATAATTTTCCGGCAGGTTTAACGGTAGATCTCGATAAGGTTCAATATGAACTGAATCGAAGAAAACCCGGCCAGTCTGCTATTGTTACTCAAAGAAAAGAAAGCGACACAGTAAAGTTTCTTTCCGGGATCTTTGATGGGAAAACAACAGGTACGCCCATCGGTTTTATCATTGAAAACGAAAATCAGAAATCAAAGGATTATGACCATATTGCTCAGGCTTATCGTCCTAGTCATGCTGATTTCACTTATGATCAAAAATTTGGTTTAAGAGATTATCGTGGCGGTGGAAAATCTTCGGCAAGGGAAACCATGAACTGGGTAGTTGCCGGAGCATTAGCTAAACAACTTTTACCAGAGATTGAAATCAATGCTTATGTTTCGTCTGTAGGTGATATTTTCTGTGAAAAACCATACCAGGCTCTTGACTTTTCTCAAACGGAAAGCAATGATGTACGTTGCCCGGATGCGGAGACGGCAGAAAAAATGATTGCCAAAATCAAAGAAATTAAAAAAGAAGGAAATACCATTGGAGGAACCATTACCTGCGTTATCAAAAACGTTCCTGTAGGAATTGGTGAGCCTATATTTTCCAAACTTCAGGCAGAACTGGCAAAAGCAATGCTGAATATCAATGCCTGCAAAGGTTTTGAATATGGAAGTGGTTTCTGTGGAGCAAAAATGACAGGAAAAGAACATAATGACCAGTTCAACACCGATTTCTCTACAAAATCCAACTTATCAGGTGGTATTCAAGGTGGTATTTCTAACGGAATGGATATTTATTTCCGTGTAGCCTTTAAGCCTGTCGCTACTATTTTAAGACCTCAGGACAGTATTGATAAGGAAGGAAATCCTGTTATTGTAGAAGGAAAAGGCCGTCACGATCCATGTGTAGTGCCAAGAGCCGTTCCTGTAGTGGAAAGCCTTGCTGCATTTGTATTGGCCGACTTATTTTTGATTAATAAAACAAGAAACATCAATAATTTTTAATATAAATATTTTTGGTAATGAAAAACTACTGGGATCAGGGAATTTCTTTTGAAGAATACCTTCAAATTGCACAACAAAGATTAGACAATCCTGCCAACGAACAGGAAATTGAATATAAACAATATTATGAACTGGGGCTTCAGAGAATGGACAGAACTGTAAAAAAGTATGTTCCGGATGAAGATCAGAGAAAAGAATTAGAAGCTAAGAATTTCGATGGAAAGATTTTAATCATTTCTGAGGCTTGGTGTGGAGATGCCAGTGCAACCGTTCCTGCCATATTTAAATTCTTTGAAGGGCATAATGAAATAAGAGTTTTTTTAAGAGACAGTGATAAGAGCCTTATCAATCAATTTTTAACCAACGGTACAGAGTCTATTCCTAAAGTATTGATCTTGGATAAAGATTTTAATGTAAAAAATTCATGGGGACCACGTCCAAAGTATGGTTATGAATTACTGATGAAATATAAAGCAGATCCTGAAGGTTATCCAAAAGATACTTTCTATAATGACCTGCAGATCTATTATGCTAAAAACAGAGGAAAAGATGCCGTTCAGGAAATCTTAGATCTGTTATAAAAAACAGGATATGAAAAAAAGTATCATTTATATTGTAATTATTGCCATCATCGGTATTGTTCTATTTGTACCAGGAGTAAAGGATTTTTTGAAAAATCAATTCTTCCCCATTGCTACCATTGAAAATGCCGTACATATCAATGAAGAAGATTATGATGTAGAACTTAAAGGAATCAACGCACCAAGTACCAACCTTAAGAATTTTAAGAACAAAGCTGTTTTCCTTAATTTTTGGGGAACATGGTGCCCACCGTGCAGAAAAGAATGGCCATCTATTCAAAAACTGTATGATTCCAGAAAAGATCATGTAGATTTTGTTCTTATTGCCATGAATGATAAAGAAGAAGATGTAAGAAAATTTTTAAAGGAAAATAATTATACAGTGCCGGTATATATTGCTCAAAGCCCTATATCTGAAAAAATTCTTCCTAAGGTTTTCCCTACCACTTTCCTTCTGGATAAAACAGGCAGAATCCTTATTAAGGAAGATGCCACAAAAGACTGGGACTCAGAGACCGTACACCAGTTTATTGATAATATCATCAAATAATTTTTTAACTAAATTTTATAATTTGTTGGTACAGGATTTGTGAAATTTATAATGTTGAAAAATTTGTTTAAATCCAAACACAAAATGAAATATTCAAAATTAAATCTTGCAAAAGAAGCTATTAGTCACAAGGGCTTTGTAAAAAAGATCCCTGATATTTTCAGAATGGTAAAAATGTGGAGAAAAGGAGTTTATCCTATAAAATCCATTGACATTATTCTTCCGCTATTAGGAATTTTATATGTCATCTCTCCTATTGACCTTCTTCCTGAATTTGCCATCCCGGTACTTGGAGTTATGGACGATTTGGCAGTATTGTCACTTACCATTCCAAAACTTATCAAAGAGGTTGATAAATTCTTACTTTGGGAAGCTGAACAAAAATATAATGGCACCCAAGTGATTGATGCCGAAATCGTAAAATAATAGTTTATTTATATTTTTCAAAACCATTCTGTGAGTTCCAGAATGGTTTTTTTATGAGCAAATGGGCGATAAATTTTTAAGCCTTATTTCAAATCCTTAAATTTGCAATATCTAATAAAAAATAATGGAAAGTAAAAAAGAATTCTTTTTGGAGTGCTACAAGCTAGGCATCATTAAATTTGGAAGGTTTACCTTGAAAAGTGGTATCGAAAGCCCTTTTTATGTAGACTTAAGACCTTTGGCTTCAGATCCTAAAATCTTAAAAAATCTGGCTAATTATTTATTGGAAATGCTTCCGTTGGATAATTTTGATTTAATATGTGGAGTTCCTTATGCTGCTCTTCCTATGGCAACAGCAATGTCACTGGAAAGCTATATTCCATTAATTATTAAAAGAAAAGAAGCGAAAAGTTATGGTACCAAGAAACTGATTGAAGGAATTTATCAGAAGGGGCAAAATTGTCTATTGGTAGAAGATGTTATCACTTCAGGAAAATCTTTGCTAGAGACCATTCCGGAAATAGAACAGGAAGATCTTAAAGTTTCCGACATTGTAGTAGTACTGGACAGAGAACAGGGCGGAAAACAACTTTTAGAAAGCAAAGGATATAGAGTACATACTCTTTTCAATATTTCGGAAGTATGTGGCGTTCTTCAGGAAACTGGTGAATTATCAGACGAAGAAGTGAAGAGAATTCAGGACTTCTTACAGGGTAATCACATTCAGTTTGCAGAAGAAACCAGAGCTTCTTATGAACAAAAGCTAAGCAATACCCAACATTCTGTTTCAAAAAAATTACTGGAAACAGCTTTAGCAAAAAAATCTAACCTGATTGCTTCTGCTGATGTTACAACTACTCAGGAATTGTTAGCATTTGCTGAAAAAGTGGGTCCGCACATCACTGCTTTAAAGACACACATTGATATTATTTCTGATTTTGAGTATGAAAAAACAATTACTCCTTTAAAAGAAATTGCTGCAAGACACCAGTTCTTATTAATGGAAGACAGAAAATTTGCAGACATCGGAAA
Proteins encoded in this region:
- a CDS encoding TlpA family protein disulfide reductase — encoded protein: MKKSIIYIVIIAIIGIVLFVPGVKDFLKNQFFPIATIENAVHINEEDYDVELKGINAPSTNLKNFKNKAVFLNFWGTWCPPCRKEWPSIQKLYDSRKDHVDFVLIAMNDKEEDVRKFLKENNYTVPVYIAQSPISEKILPKVFPTTFLLDKTGRILIKEDATKDWDSETVHQFIDNIIK
- the pyrF gene encoding orotidine-5'-phosphate decarboxylase; translation: MESKKEFFLECYKLGIIKFGRFTLKSGIESPFYVDLRPLASDPKILKNLANYLLEMLPLDNFDLICGVPYAALPMATAMSLESYIPLIIKRKEAKSYGTKKLIEGIYQKGQNCLLVEDVITSGKSLLETIPEIEQEDLKVSDIVVVLDREQGGKQLLESKGYRVHTLFNISEVCGVLQETGELSDEEVKRIQDFLQGNHIQFAEETRASYEQKLSNTQHSVSKKLLETALAKKSNLIASADVTTTQELLAFAEKVGPHITALKTHIDIISDFEYEKTITPLKEIAARHQFLLMEDRKFADIGNTQELQFTSGVFKITDWADFVTSQVIGGFESLDCFKNVGVVAIVGMSSKGALTTASYREEALKVAISHPNVIGGVSQNKIPEDLLLFTPGVNLADSGDGKGQQYNTPEHVFKTLHTDFIIVGRGIYKSEDPEAAAVTYKNEGWNAYINSLEKKAIQN
- a CDS encoding glycine zipper family protein, translated to MRKIVLAGFLSVFLLTACKKDDKVAEKSLEEQKLEFQSRQLEIERQKLAIEKEKLVYEAQKKADSISETKKAKATAENNSKPKVIRETRTVYRDRSSNSNSGGGSNGGYADNGSSASQGTTQKKGMSKAAKGTIIGTVGGAAVGAIVAKKNRGLGAVIGGVVGGATGYTIGRSQDRKDGRVQPRR
- a CDS encoding YkvA family protein, which gives rise to MKYSKLNLAKEAISHKGFVKKIPDIFRMVKMWRKGVYPIKSIDIILPLLGILYVISPIDLLPEFAIPVLGVMDDLAVLSLTIPKLIKEVDKFLLWEAEQKYNGTQVIDAEIVK
- a CDS encoding LIC_10190 family membrane protein gives rise to the protein MEKFCGILFQGISGKIISGIMGVSLVWTAISFFIPLNIYVEIPTVLLGLLYFLKKKLYQEFYWFSKKDTLVIAFISAIILFTGAYYPYILDHFGYYVPTIKWLTEYGLIKGISNLDLTLGQMSVWHIFQAGFSNFSDPFLRINSILLIIYSIYSVERKNWIHLCFLPVLLLFAQSPSPDLPVIIFSLIILNEMISGNKNISLLFAFSAFVFTIKPTMIWLPLLVFLCNIFILKSNFKKLIFGSAILFLFFIKNIWTFGYPIFPVSIGDFGFSWKPNPEVLKTSSQYAILKTYDMQYSYEEIQKFSSWDHIKNWFFLKGIKSKINIFFIACLCIFSVFAWVKKKKLITLICISLLIKSIFVLAFSAQYRFFIDVFFVIFFVLFHEYLNKRKSIAVFSVLSLFFVSLLSFPGLIQQYIPSFQLGNFMVGFKKEQLYQPSVYEYHQFDTFKVGNLKFNVSKNYPYNFETPLPAISASFIFDDAKAGIFPQPINKNDVSKGFIWKTMTSEEKKEAAATINIIEKIHK
- the aroC gene encoding chorismate synthase, yielding MFNSLGNLLSLTTFGESHGVAYGGIINNFPAGLTVDLDKVQYELNRRKPGQSAIVTQRKESDTVKFLSGIFDGKTTGTPIGFIIENENQKSKDYDHIAQAYRPSHADFTYDQKFGLRDYRGGGKSSARETMNWVVAGALAKQLLPEIEINAYVSSVGDIFCEKPYQALDFSQTESNDVRCPDAETAEKMIAKIKEIKKEGNTIGGTITCVIKNVPVGIGEPIFSKLQAELAKAMLNINACKGFEYGSGFCGAKMTGKEHNDQFNTDFSTKSNLSGGIQGGISNGMDIYFRVAFKPVATILRPQDSIDKEGNPVIVEGKGRHDPCVVPRAVPVVESLAAFVLADLFLINKTRNINNF
- a CDS encoding thioredoxin family protein is translated as MKNYWDQGISFEEYLQIAQQRLDNPANEQEIEYKQYYELGLQRMDRTVKKYVPDEDQRKELEAKNFDGKILIISEAWCGDASATVPAIFKFFEGHNEIRVFLRDSDKSLINQFLTNGTESIPKVLILDKDFNVKNSWGPRPKYGYELLMKYKADPEGYPKDTFYNDLQIYYAKNRGKDAVQEILDLL